The Bombus vancouverensis nearcticus chromosome 9, iyBomVanc1_principal, whole genome shotgun sequence genome includes a window with the following:
- the Mhc gene encoding myosin heavy chain isoform X12: MPKPKPQEGEDPDPTPYLFVSLEQKRIDQTKPYDAKKACWVPDEKEGYVLGEIKATKGDIVSVTLPGGESKDFKKDQLQQVNPPKYEKAEDMSNLTYLNDASVLHNLKQRYYAKLIYTYSGLFCVAINPYKRFPVYTHRCAKLYRGKRRNEVPPHIFAISDGAYVNMLTNSENQSMLITGESGAGKTENTKKVIAYFATVGASTKKADDTSQKKGSLEDQVVQTNPVLEAFGNAKTVRNDNSSRFGKFIRIHFGPTGKLAGADIETYLLEKARVISQQALERSYHIFYQMMSGSVPGLKEMCCLSNDIHEYYFVSQGKTTIPNVDDGEECTLTDQAFDVLGFTQEEKNDIYKITAAVMHMGGMKFKQRGREEQAEADGTEEGERVAKLLGCDCADLYKNLLKPRIKVGNEFVTQGRNKDQVAYSVGAMSKAMFDRLFKWLVKKCNETLDTQQKRQHFIGVLDIAGFEIFDFNSFEQLCINFTNEKLQQFFNHHMFVLEQEEYTKEGIQWEFIDFGMDLLACIELIEKPMGILSILEEESMFPKATDKTFEEKLNNNHLGKSPNFLKPKPPKPGQQAAHFAIGHYAGNVPYNITGWLEKNKDPLNDTVVDQFKKSSNKLLIEIFADHPGQSGDAGGGGGAKGGRGKKGGGFSTVSSSYREQLNNLMTTLRATQPHFVRCIIPNEMKQPGVIDSHLVMHQLTCNGVLEGIRICRKGFPNRMVYPDFKLRYKILAPQAVTKLGADPKKAAEAILEASGLDPDQYRLGHTKVFFRAGVLGQMEELRDERLSKIVSWMQAYIRGYLSRKDYKKLQDQRLALVVVQRNLRKYLQIRTWPWWKLWQKVKPLLNVTRIEDELAALEEKARKAQEAFEKEEKLRKELEEQNTKLVSERNALQRQLDGEKGSLSEYMEKSLKLAAQKADIESQLQDLNDRFKEEEDARNNLFQNKKKLEQEVAGLKKDIEDLELNLQKSEQDKATKDHQIRNLNDEIAHQDELINKLNKEKKNQGEVNQKTAEELQAAEDKVNHLNKVKVKLEHTLDELEDSLEREKKSRADVEKAKRKVEGDLKLTQEAVADLERNKKELEQTIQRKDKELSSLTAKLEDEQSLVGKLQKQIKELQARIEELEEEIEAERGSRVKAEKQRSDLARELEELGERLEEAGGATSAQIELNKKREAELSKLRRDLEEANIQHEATLASLRKKHNDAVAEMGEQIDTLNKLKARAEKGRHDIHAELNNSRAATDQVSREKAAQEKIVKQLQHQLNETQGKLEEVNRTLNDFDAAKKKLSIENSDLLRQLEEAESQVSQLSKIKISLTTQLEDTKRLADEESRERATLLGKFRNLEHDLDNIREQVEEEAEGKADLQRQLSKANAEAQLWRTKYESEGVARAEELEEAKRKLQARLAEAEETIESLNQKVIALEKTKQRLSTEVEDLQIEVDRATAIANAAEKKQKAFDKIIGEWKLKVDDLAAELDASQKECRNYSTELFRLRGAYEEGQEQLEAVRRENKNLADEVKDLLDQIGEGGRNIHEIEKARKRLEAEKDELQAALEEAEAALEQEENKVLRSQLELSQVRQEIDRRIQEKEEEFENTRKNHQRALDSMQASLEAEAKGKAEALRMKKKLEADINELEIALDHANKANAEAQKNIKRYQQQLKDVQTALEEEQRARDEARELLGISERRANALQNELEESRTLLEQADRGRRQAEQELADCHEQLNELGAQNASISAAKRKLEAELQTLHSDLDELLNEAKNSEEKAKKAMVDAARLADELRAEQDHAQTQEKLRKALETQIKELQVRLDEAEANALKGGKKAIQKLEQRVRELENELDGEQRRHADAQKNLRKSERRIKELSFQADEDRKNHERMQDLVDKLQQKIKTYKRQIEEAEEIAALNLAKFRKAQQELEEAEERADLAEQAITKFRTKGRGGSAARGLSPAPHRPAFKPQLDGSAFPPRFDLQPDGEL; encoded by the exons AGCAAGGACTTCAAAAAGGACCAGCTGCAGCAAGTAAATCCACCGAAATATGAAAAAGCCGAGGATATGTCGAATTTAACTTACCTCAACGATGCTTCGGTCCTCCACAATTTGAAACAACGTTATTACGCCAAACTCATCTAC ACGTACTCTGGCCTCTTCTGTGTAGCTATCAATCCCTACAAAAGATTTCCCGTATATACTCATAGATGCGCCAAACTTTATCGAGGCAAAAGACGTAACGAAGTGCCACCGCACATTTTTGCCATTTCTGATGGAGCCTATGTCAATATGCTTACCA ACAGTGAAAATCAATCCATGTTGATTACCGGCGAATCTGGTGCCGGAAAAACTGAGAATACGAAGAAAGTAATCGCGTATTTCGCCACTGTCGGTGCCTCGACTAAGAAAGCCGACGACACTTCCCAGAAGAAAGGTTCCCTGGAAGATCAGGTGGTGCAAACCAATCCTGTCTTGGAAGCGTTCGGTAATGCTAAAACCGTCCGTAATGACAACTCCTCGCGTTTC GGTAAATTCATCCGTATTCACTTTGGCCCCACTGGAAAATTGGCTGGTGCCGATATCGAGACCT ATCTATTGGAGAAAGCTCGTGTCATCTCTCAACAGGCTCTTGAACGTTCTTATCACATCTTCTACCAAATGATGTCAGGCTCGGTCCCCGGTTTGAAGG AAATGTGCTGCCTCTCGAATGACATCCACGAGTACTACTTCGTCTCTCAAGGCAAGACTACGATTCCAAATGTCGACGACGGCGAGGAGTGTACTTTGACCGAC CAAGCTTTCGATGTATTGGGCTTCACTCAAGAAGAAAAGAACGACATTTACAAGATCACCGCTGCCGTCATGCACATGGGTGGTATGAAGTTCAAGCAAAGAGGTCGCGAAGAACAAGCCGAAGCCGACGGAACCGAG GAAGGTGAACGTGTCGCCAAACTGCTTGGTTGCGACTGTGCCGATCTTTACAAGAACTTGTTGAAACCAAGGATCAAGGTCGGTAACGAGTTCGTAACACAAGGTCGTAACAAGGATCAAGTAGCATATTCGGTGGGTGCCATGTCGAAGGCCATGTTCGACAGGCTGTTTAAGTGGTTGGTCAAAAAATGTAACGAAACCCTGGACACGCAACAAAAGAGGCAACATTTCATCGGTGTACTGGATATCGCCGGTTTTGAAATCTTCGAC TTCAACAGCTTCGAGCAGCTCTGCATCAACTTCACCAATGAGAAGCTTCAACAGTTCTTCAATCACCACATGTTCGTCCTCGAACAAGAAGAATATACGAAGGAGGGCATTCAGTGGGAATTCATAGACTTTGGCATGGATCTCCTCGCGTGTATTGAATTGATCGAGAAG CCTATGGGTATCCTCTCCATTCTTGAAGAAGAATCTATGTTCCCGAAAGCCACTGACAAGACCTTCGAGGAGAAATTGAACAACAATCACCTTGGCAAGAGTCCTAACTTCTTGAAGCCTAAACCGCCAAAACCAGGCCAGCAAGCAGCTCACTTTGCTATCGGCCATTATGCCGGAAAT GTACCATACAACATCACGGGTTGGCTGGAAAAGAACAAGGACCCGTTGAACGACACTGTTGTGGATCAGTTCAAGAAATCCAGTAATAAACTGCTGATCGAGATCTTCGCTGACCATCCTGGACAGTCTGGTGATGccggtggcggcggcggtgcGAAAGGTGGACGTGGTAAGAAGGGCGGTGGTTTCTCGACGGTATCATCGTCCTATAGGGAACAATTGAACAACCTGATGACTACTCTGAGAGCTACCCAACCACACTTCGTCCGTTGTATCATCCCCAACGAAATGAAGCAGCCTGGTGTCATAGATTCTCATCTCGTCATGCATCAGTTGACTTGTAACGGTGTACTTGAAGGCATCCGTATTTGTCGTAAAGGATTCCCCAACAGAATGGTCTATCCTGACTTCAAGCTACG GTACAAGATTCTGGCACCACAAGCAGTCACGAAGTTGGGTGCTGACCCGAAGAAGGCTGCAGAGGCGATTTTGGAGGCATCCGGCCTCGACCCCGATCAATATCGTCTTGGACACACCAAG gTGTTCTTCCGTGCCGGAGTCCTGGGTCAGATGGAAGAACTTCGTGACGAGCGACTTAGCAAAATCGTATCTTGGATGCAAGCCTACATCAGAGGTTACTTGTCCAGAAAAGACTACAAGAAACTGCAAGATCAACGTTTGGCTTTGGTCGTCGTACAAAGGAACTTGAGGAAATACTTGCAAATTCGTACTTGGCCATGGTGGAAATTGTGGCAGAAAGTTAAGCCCCTTCTCAACGTTACTCGTATCGAGGACGAGCTTGCC GCGCTCGAGGAGAAAGCGAGAAAAGCTCAGGAAGCCTtcgaaaaggaagagaaactGCGCAAGGAACTCGAAGAGCAGAACACGAAACTTGTCTCCGAAAGGAATGCCTTGCAACGACAACTGGATGGTGAAAAAGGTTCCCTCTCGGAATATATGGAGAAATCTCTGAAATTGGCCGCTCAGAAAGCCGATATCGAGTCACAACTTCAG GATCTGAATGACAGattcaaagaagaagaagatgccAGGAACAATCTCTTCCAAAATAAGAAGAAACTCGAACAAGAAGTGGCAGGTCTAAAGAAAGACATTGAGGACCTCGAGCTTAACCTACAGAAATCAGAGCAAGATAAGGCGACGAAGGACCACCAGATCCGCAATTTGAACGACGAGATCGCTCATCAAGACGAACTGATCAATAAATTgaacaaagagaaaaagaatcaaGGTGAAGTTAATCAGAAAACTGCCGAAGAGCTTCAAGCTGCCGAAGATAAAGTCAATCACTTGAACAAAGTCAAAGTCAAACTCGAGCACACTCTTGACGAACTCGAAGATTCCCTCGAACGTGAAAAGAAATCACG AGCCGACGTAGAGAAAGCTAAACGAAAGGTGGAAGGCGACTTGAAACTTACACAGGAAGCTGTTGCTGACCTCGAGAGAAATAAGAAGGAACTCGAACAAACCATTCAACGTAAGGACAAGGAATTATCGTCTTTGACCGCTAAACTTGAAGACGAACAGTCGTTAGTAGGCAaattacagaaacaaattaagGAATTACAAGCCCGTATCGAAGAACTGGAAGAAGAG ATCGAAGCTGAGCGTGGTTCTCGCGTGAAAGCTGAGAAACAGCGCAGTGACTTGGCACGAGAACTCGAGGAACTTGGTGAACGTCTCGAGGAAGCTGGCGGTGCCACCTCTGCCCAAATTGAACTCAACAAGAAGAGAGAAGCCGAACTTAGCAAGCTGCGCAGAGACCTCGAGGAAGCCAACATTCAACACGAAGCCACTCTTGCGAGTTTACGCAAAAAGCACAACGATGCCGTTGCCGAAATGGGAGAACAAATTGATACGCTTAACAAACTCAAGGCCAG AGCTGAAAAGGGTCGTCATGATATCCATGCCGAGCTGAACAATTCCCGTGCCGCGACGGATCAGGTTTCAAGGGAAAAG GCTGCCCAAGAAAAGATCGTGAAACAATTGCAACACCAATTAAACGAAACCCAAGGAAAACTGGAGGAAGTGAACCGTACTCTGAATGACTTCGATGCTGCGAAGAAGAAACTGTCGATCGAAAACAGTGATCTGCTACGACAATTAGAGGAAGCCGAATCGCAAGTTAGTCAGCTTTCGAAGATCAAGATTTCGCTGACAACGCAGCTCGAAGACACGAAACGATTGGCTGATGAAGAATCGAGAGAACGCGCTACTCTCCTTGGCAAGTTCCGTAACTTGGAACACGATTTGGATAACATTCGTGAACAAGTGGAAGAGGAAGCCGAAGGTAAAGCGGATCTTCAGAGGCAACTTAGCAAGGCAAACGCCGAGGCACAATTATGGCGCACGAAATACGAATCTGAGGGCGTTGCGAGAGCGGAAGAACTCGAGGAAGCTAAGAGGAAGCTGCAGGCACGGTTGGCCGAAGCGGAGGAAACCATCGAATCCCTCAACCAAAAGGTTATCGCTCTCGAGAAGACGAAACAGAGATTGTCGACGGAGGTAGAGGACTTACAGATCGAAGTGGATCGCGCGACCGCGATCGCCAACGCCGCCGAAAAGAAACAGAAGGCCTTTGATAAGATTATCGGCGAATGGAAACTCAAAGTGGACGATCTCGCCGCCGAACTCGATGCCAGTCAGAAGGAATGCCGCAATTACAGCACGGAATTGTTCAGGCTCAGAG GTGCGTACGAAGAAGGTCAAGAACAGTTGGAAGCAGTACGTCGCGAGAACAAGAATCTAGCCGACGAAGTAAAAGACCTCTTGGATCAAATTGGCGAAGGTGGACGCAATATTCACGAGATCGAAAAAGCCAGGAAGCGCCTGGAGGCTGAAAAGGATGAACTTCAAGCTGCTCTAGAAGAAGCAGAGGCCGCTTTGGAACAAGAAGAGAACAAAGTATTGCGCAGTCAACTTGAACTGAGTCAAGTCAGACAAGAAATCGACCGACGTATCCAGGAGAAGGAAGAGGAATTCGAAAATACCAGAAAGAATCACCAACGTGCTCTCGATTCTATGCAGGCATCGCTCGAAGCTGAAGCTAAG GGCAAGGCCGAGGCTTTGCGCATGAAGAAAAAACTGGAAGCAGATATAAACGAATTGGAGATCGCCCTGGATCATGCGAACAAAGCGAATGCCGAAGCTCAAAAGAACATCAAGAGATACCAACAGCAGCTGAAGGATGTCCAGACCGCGCTCGAAGAAGAACAACGAGCTCGCGACGAAGCGAGAGAACTTCTTGGAATTTCGGAACGCCGGGCGAACGCGCTTCAGAACGAACTCGAAGAAAGCCGTACTCTTCTCGAACAAGCGGACCGCGGACGTCGCCAGGCTGAACAAGAATTGGCCGACTGCCACGAGCAACTCAACGAACTAGGTGCTCAGAACGCTTCCATCTCTGCTGCCAAGAGAAAACTCGAGGCTGAGCTGCAAACCCTTCAC tCTGACTTGGACGAATTGTTGAACGAAGCAAAGAACTCTGAGGAGAAAGCAAAGAAAGCCATGGTTGATGCCGCTAGATTAGCCGACGAACTTCGAGCCGAACAAGATCATGCTCAAACGCAAGAGAAGCTTCGCAAAGCACTCGAAACTCAGATCAAGGAACTCCAGGTGCGTCTCGACGAAGCTGAAGCGAATGCCCTGAAAGGTGGTAAGAAGGCAATTCAAAAACTCGAACAACGTGTTCGTGAATTGGAGAACGAACTCGATGGAGAACAGAGGAGACACGCTGACGCTCAGAAGAATCTTCGCAAGTCCGAACGTCGCATCAAGGAACTCAGCTTCCAG GCTGATGAGGACCGCAAGAACCATGAGCGCATGCAAGACCTTGTCGATAAGCTTCAACAGAAGATCAAGACCTACAAGAGGCAGATCGAGGAAGCTGAAGAAATCGCTGCTTTGAATCTCGCGAAATTCCGCAAAGCGCAACAAGAGCTCGAGGAGGCAGAGGAAAGGGCGGACCTGGCTGAACAGGCAATTACCAAGTTCCGTACTAAAGGACGCGGAGGAAGTGCTGCGCGCGGATTGAGCCCAGCG CCACACCGACCTGCGTTCAAACCCCAATTGGATGGTTCCGCATTCCCGCCACGCTTCGACCTGCAGCCCGATGGTGAACTGTAA